Proteins co-encoded in one Flavobacterium fluviale genomic window:
- a CDS encoding non-canonical purine NTP diphosphatase — protein sequence MKLVFASNNKNKIAEIQSMLPESIKILSLEDINCLEDIPETADTIEGNAILKADYVTQKYGYDCFADDTGLELSALNGEPGVYSARYAGEQKNADDNMNKLLEALKNEENRSAQFKTVITLNLEGKQYLFTGIAKGIITSHKMGTNGFGYDPIFKPENFDETFAQLPLEVKNKIGHRGKAVQQLIDFLSAAK from the coding sequence ATGAAACTCGTTTTTGCTTCAAACAATAAAAATAAAATTGCAGAAATACAAAGCATGCTTCCTGAAAGCATTAAAATATTAAGTTTAGAAGATATTAACTGCCTTGAAGATATTCCTGAAACTGCAGATACAATTGAAGGAAATGCGATTTTAAAAGCCGATTATGTAACTCAAAAATACGGATACGATTGTTTTGCTGATGATACTGGATTAGAATTAAGTGCACTAAATGGTGAACCAGGAGTTTATTCTGCAAGATATGCCGGCGAACAAAAAAATGCAGATGATAATATGAACAAGCTTTTAGAGGCATTAAAAAATGAAGAAAATCGCAGCGCCCAGTTCAAGACCGTTATTACTTTAAACCTTGAAGGCAAACAATATTTGTTTACTGGAATTGCTAAAGGAATTATTACCTCTCATAAAATGGGAACAAATGGTTTTGGATATGATCCTATTTTTAAACCCGAAAATTTTGATGAGACCTTTGCCCAATTGCCATTGGAAGTAAAAAATAAAATAGGCCACCGCGGAAAAGCAGTTCAGCAACTAATTGATTTCCTGAGTGCCGCAAAATAA